The following proteins are co-located in the Leptospira weilii genome:
- a CDS encoding MBOAT family O-acyltransferase, which produces MLFNSLSFLLFFIAFCLIYFRLGLTGQNRLLFFGGLFFYGFWKPEMVLLLLVCISFNFAGGIWLGRSSKHRQKRIFVFLIVLNLGILIFFKYILFLLSIWNDTLGVLFSFSVLTFPEILLPVGISFYTFHNISYLSDIRSGKIRPCSNFIRFGVYDLFFPLLLAGPIERPDSLLPQIETERVASDDGFISGAVLFFWGIFKKVFIGDHLLLFTEKAMEPGIQLPSGMVLWIAFSFAFQVYADFSGYTDAARGLAKILGFRLSLNFNFPFISSSPSEFWKRWHISLSTWLRDYLYIPLGGNRISLFRQNLNLMMVWILGGLWHGATYGYLVWGFYCGMQVVVYNLMQKYVLLLIPRNIQIFKYLIKLMGISCTFWMFALGLLLFQVHSPGELWKLILNATAGFYWNPVFGAKLFFLLLPLIVVEFWMIALGGTDSFLEKIVLSPLRWGSLSFGIGILFCLFGIFEKKEFFYFQF; this is translated from the coding sequence ATGTTGTTCAATTCTCTGAGTTTCCTTCTCTTTTTTATCGCTTTTTGTCTCATCTACTTTCGCCTCGGATTAACGGGACAGAACCGGCTCTTATTTTTCGGAGGTCTGTTTTTTTACGGGTTTTGGAAGCCGGAGATGGTTCTACTTTTGCTCGTTTGTATTTCCTTCAATTTTGCCGGAGGAATTTGGCTCGGTCGTTCGTCAAAACATCGTCAAAAAAGAATTTTCGTCTTTTTGATCGTTTTAAATCTGGGAATACTGATCTTCTTCAAGTATATTCTGTTTTTATTAAGTATTTGGAACGATACGTTGGGGGTTTTGTTTTCGTTTTCGGTTCTTACCTTTCCTGAAATTCTTTTACCCGTTGGGATTTCGTTTTATACGTTTCATAATATAAGCTATCTTTCGGATATTCGATCCGGAAAAATAAGGCCCTGTTCTAATTTCATTCGTTTCGGAGTTTACGATTTATTTTTTCCGTTGTTGCTTGCCGGGCCGATCGAAAGACCGGATTCTTTGTTGCCCCAAATTGAAACGGAGCGCGTAGCCTCGGACGATGGATTTATTTCCGGTGCGGTCCTATTTTTTTGGGGAATTTTTAAAAAGGTATTTATCGGGGATCATCTTTTGTTGTTTACCGAAAAGGCGATGGAGCCTGGAATTCAACTTCCTTCGGGCATGGTTCTTTGGATTGCTTTTTCTTTTGCGTTTCAAGTCTATGCCGACTTTAGCGGATATACGGATGCAGCTCGAGGGCTTGCGAAAATATTGGGTTTTAGACTTTCCCTGAATTTTAATTTTCCATTCATTTCGTCGAGCCCGTCCGAATTTTGGAAACGGTGGCACATTTCCCTTTCGACATGGCTTAGGGATTATCTTTATATTCCTCTCGGGGGAAATCGGATTTCTTTATTTCGTCAAAATTTGAATCTGATGATGGTCTGGATCTTGGGAGGACTTTGGCATGGAGCCACGTACGGATATTTGGTATGGGGATTTTACTGCGGTATGCAGGTGGTCGTTTACAATTTGATGCAAAAATACGTCTTATTATTGATTCCCAGGAATATTCAAATATTTAAATATTTGATAAAACTAATGGGTATTTCGTGTACGTTCTGGATGTTTGCGCTTGGGCTGCTTTTGTTCCAGGTGCATTCTCCCGGCGAACTCTGGAAATTGATTTTGAATGCGACCGCGGGATTTTATTGGAATCCGGTGTTTGGGGCCAAGTTGTTTTTTCTTTTGTTGCCGTTGATTGTGGTGGAATTTTGGATGATCGCTTTGGGAGGAACGGATTCATTTTTAGAGAAAATAGTTTTGAGTCCGCTACGGTGGGGTTCGTTGTCATTTGGGATTGGAATTTTATTTTGTCTTTTCGGCATTTTTGAAAAAAAGGAATTCTTCTACTTTCAGTTTTAA
- a CDS encoding GAF domain-containing protein: MGLLERVSKLVRSDSSRVSSATSSSREKKSLLKKSESFQRKQGFLQKALGMRKEIEKKETFSSASSQPFTDPSVQSKTFSEESADSEYNPQSDLSHSEEFSLPELSGDTYEKKTQNEFSDFDFDSGISGSEDSFPDLSEEFSASEEIHTDETPSAEFAVSNEVGDDISFDDLFEDTSPEHSAADMESATEADSEEIDAKDLGEEKKQKAPNLDDSITSIKEDPFEDWVKEAEREAHRTPPKKDPNVSASEKSEFLFDDDSNFTTSPIDLQIASRKKLENYISIFEISKEIGVSTDFANFFENLLFSIMGQIGSESIGIFSSKNGSQDFFRLEDYQGENFNQEWTISSEEEIYHAVHNAGSVLYAKELLKPTLPAKEREIIEQSEAELLVPIRTVDEFFGIICLSKTISGEDYTIEDLEFLKIVGEIAGSVYKRICDTELLHQENQILKEAVRTNELIISLARDFASVRSMDEAYDKLFSAFQRELKIRRATFMILDGHTKSEFRVFASNLLTPEHVGSFRLPLESSIVGIVSNIPGVFRIENFRKHPELVQKLSNDELGLMSDFIVIPFINLHWLVGMWIVHETEVPWTDSDRETAVGISEVLAPVFSNLLLVQERDSVFKDPFSPVEEKIDEMILKSTRLKSCFSLTIFKVQNIFRMVKLKGSGFFVNYSEELRKAIQDNLSEADFHYRVGQGKYAVILDGKDREETQVLIRKIKNRLSETDRKSKDFQTSVIQHTLCYPADTKEKERILELLEES; this comes from the coding sequence ATGGGATTACTTGAGCGGGTCAGTAAGTTAGTTCGATCGGATTCGTCCAGAGTATCTTCTGCGACTTCTTCGAGCCGAGAAAAGAAATCCTTGCTTAAAAAATCAGAATCCTTTCAGCGCAAACAGGGTTTTTTACAAAAGGCCCTTGGCATGAGAAAAGAAATCGAAAAAAAGGAAACTTTCTCTTCCGCTTCGTCCCAACCGTTTACAGATCCTTCCGTTCAGTCGAAAACTTTTTCGGAAGAATCCGCTGATTCCGAATACAATCCTCAGTCTGATCTGTCCCATTCCGAAGAATTTTCTCTTCCGGAATTGAGCGGGGATACGTACGAGAAAAAAACTCAAAACGAATTTTCGGATTTCGACTTCGATTCTGGTATTTCCGGAAGCGAAGACTCGTTTCCGGATCTTTCGGAGGAATTTTCCGCTTCGGAAGAAATTCATACGGATGAAACTCCCAGTGCTGAATTTGCGGTTTCGAACGAAGTCGGCGATGACATTTCCTTCGACGATCTTTTCGAGGATACAAGTCCTGAACATTCTGCAGCGGATATGGAATCCGCAACTGAAGCGGATTCGGAAGAAATCGACGCAAAAGACTTGGGTGAGGAAAAAAAGCAAAAAGCTCCGAACTTAGATGATAGCATAACGTCTATAAAAGAGGATCCGTTCGAAGATTGGGTTAAGGAAGCGGAACGGGAAGCGCATCGAACCCCTCCTAAAAAAGATCCGAACGTGTCTGCTTCCGAAAAGTCGGAATTTTTATTCGACGACGATTCTAATTTCACAACGTCCCCGATCGATCTGCAAATTGCTTCCCGAAAAAAATTGGAGAATTATATTTCTATTTTCGAGATAAGTAAGGAGATCGGAGTTTCCACTGACTTCGCGAACTTTTTCGAAAATCTATTATTTTCTATTATGGGTCAGATCGGCTCCGAATCGATCGGTATCTTTTCTTCCAAAAATGGAAGTCAGGATTTTTTCCGTTTAGAAGACTATCAGGGAGAAAACTTCAACCAAGAATGGACTATCTCTTCAGAAGAGGAGATCTATCACGCGGTACATAACGCGGGATCTGTGCTTTATGCGAAAGAACTTCTCAAACCTACGCTTCCGGCCAAAGAACGGGAAATCATCGAACAATCCGAAGCCGAACTTCTTGTTCCGATCCGAACAGTGGATGAATTTTTCGGAATCATTTGTCTGAGTAAGACGATCAGCGGAGAGGATTACACGATTGAGGATCTTGAATTTTTAAAGATCGTAGGAGAGATTGCCGGTTCCGTATACAAAAGAATCTGCGATACCGAATTGCTTCACCAGGAAAATCAGATTTTAAAAGAGGCGGTCCGAACCAACGAACTCATCATTTCGCTCGCGAGAGATTTTGCTTCCGTGCGTAGCATGGATGAGGCTTACGATAAATTGTTTTCCGCCTTTCAACGGGAGTTAAAAATTCGTCGTGCCACGTTTATGATTTTGGACGGACATACCAAGAGCGAATTCCGAGTATTCGCTTCCAACTTACTCACTCCGGAACATGTGGGAAGTTTCAGGTTGCCTTTGGAGAGTTCGATCGTGGGAATTGTTTCCAACATTCCGGGAGTATTTCGGATCGAAAATTTTAGAAAACATCCCGAGTTAGTACAGAAATTATCGAATGATGAACTTGGACTCATGTCCGATTTTATAGTGATTCCTTTTATCAATTTGCATTGGCTCGTGGGAATGTGGATCGTCCATGAAACGGAAGTTCCTTGGACTGATTCGGATCGCGAGACTGCGGTCGGAATCTCCGAGGTACTTGCCCCCGTATTTTCCAACTTATTGCTTGTGCAGGAACGGGATTCTGTATTTAAAGATCCGTTCAGTCCTGTCGAAGAAAAAATCGATGAGATGATTCTTAAGTCTACTAGGCTAAAAAGTTGCTTCAGTCTGACTATATTCAAAGTTCAGAATATATTTAGAATGGTGAAACTGAAAGGATCCGGTTTTTTCGTGAATTATAGCGAGGAATTGAGAAAGGCAATTCAGGATAATCTGTCCGAAGCAGATTTTCACTATCGGGTCGGGCAGGGAAAATATGCCGTTATTTTGGACGGAAAGGATAGGGAAGAGACCCAGGTTCTCATACGCAAAATCAAAAATCGCCTCAGCGAGACGGATCGTAAGTCGAAAGACTTTCAAACTTCGGTCATTCAACACACTCTTTGTTATCCAGCGGATACGAAAGAAAAGGAAAGAATTCTCGAACTTCTCGAAGAATCCTAG
- a CDS encoding SLBB domain-containing protein: protein MKTKIRIFVVLILFLSFGFFLRRNRDLVRSIFEPEPISASIRGNIVNPGVYRLHRGDTLEDLVRAAGGFKKPSTKEQDLDREILDGQAIELKE from the coding sequence ATGAAAACTAAAATCCGTATTTTCGTAGTACTGATTTTATTTCTAAGTTTCGGTTTCTTCTTGAGAAGAAATCGGGATCTAGTCCGAAGTATATTCGAACCGGAACCTATTTCCGCATCGATTCGAGGAAATATCGTAAACCCCGGAGTTTATCGTCTTCATAGAGGGGATACTTTAGAGGACTTGGTTCGTGCGGCGGGAGGGTTTAAAAAACCTTCGACAAAAGAACAGGATCTTGACCGGGAAATCCTGGACGGACAGGCGATCGAACTGAAAGAATAA
- the atpC gene encoding ATP synthase F1 subunit epsilon, with the protein MSAHKLNVSVISPEKILYKGEVDSLVVPGNEGFFGILPNHAPLVAVLGIGVLEIRKGEKLKVLSVEGGFIEVKENSVSILTDHGALKDDIDLEAEKKALAEAEKLSPSDSKNLLLQKTKTRILVASR; encoded by the coding sequence ATGTCCGCACATAAACTGAACGTATCCGTAATCTCTCCCGAAAAGATCCTCTATAAGGGAGAGGTGGACTCACTCGTAGTTCCCGGTAACGAAGGGTTTTTCGGAATCCTTCCGAACCACGCTCCGCTCGTAGCGGTACTCGGAATCGGAGTTCTTGAAATCCGTAAAGGGGAAAAATTGAAGGTTTTGTCCGTTGAAGGCGGGTTTATCGAAGTGAAGGAAAATTCCGTCAGCATCCTTACTGATCACGGTGCCCTCAAAGACGATATCGATTTGGAAGCCGAAAAAAAGGCATTAGCCGAAGCAGAAAAACTTTCTCCGTCCGATTCTAAAAATCTTCTCCTCCAAAAAACAAAAACCCGAATTTTAGTCGCATCCCGCTAA
- the atpD gene encoding F0F1 ATP synthase subunit beta, translating to MNKGKIKQIIGSVLDIEFENGELPEIYTALEIEATVSGKKEILIAEVQTHIGGKAVRAIALSSTDGLIRGQEVTNTGKPISVPVGDATLGRIFNVLGKTIDEGPAITVKETRPIHRPAPAFDELTSKTEVFETGIKVIDLLAPYIKGGKTGLFGGAGVGKTVLIQELINNIAKQHGGFSVFAGVGERTREGNDLWREMKESGVIDKTVLCYGQMNEPPGARLRVALSALTMAEHFRDSIGTDVLLFVDNIFRFSQAGSEVSALLGRMPSAVGYQPTLSTEMGALQERITSTKKGSITSVQAIYVPADDLTDPAPANAFAHLDATTVLSRAISDKGIYPAVDPLDSTSRVMNAQVLGEEHYTVAREVQRILQRYKDLQDIIAILGMDELSEDDKVLVARARKIEKFLSQPFHVAEVFTGAPGKYVKLADTVRSFKEVISGNYDHLPEQAFYMVGSIDDAIEKAKGYKG from the coding sequence ATGAATAAAGGTAAAATCAAGCAGATCATCGGATCCGTTTTGGACATCGAATTCGAAAACGGAGAACTTCCTGAAATTTATACCGCCCTCGAAATCGAGGCGACCGTTTCCGGAAAAAAAGAAATTTTAATCGCGGAAGTGCAAACCCATATCGGCGGTAAAGCGGTTCGTGCGATCGCTCTTTCTTCCACCGACGGACTCATCCGCGGACAAGAAGTTACCAACACAGGTAAGCCCATCAGCGTTCCCGTAGGAGACGCTACTCTCGGAAGAATCTTCAACGTTCTCGGTAAAACGATCGACGAAGGTCCGGCAATCACGGTGAAAGAAACCCGTCCGATTCACAGACCGGCTCCCGCGTTCGACGAACTCACTTCCAAAACGGAAGTTTTCGAAACGGGAATCAAGGTCATCGACCTTCTCGCTCCTTACATCAAAGGCGGAAAGACCGGACTTTTCGGCGGAGCAGGGGTCGGTAAAACGGTTCTCATTCAGGAACTCATCAACAACATCGCAAAACAACACGGCGGATTTTCCGTATTTGCCGGAGTGGGTGAAAGAACCCGCGAAGGAAACGACCTCTGGAGAGAGATGAAAGAATCCGGAGTGATCGACAAGACCGTTCTTTGTTACGGTCAGATGAACGAGCCTCCGGGCGCTCGTCTCCGTGTCGCGTTATCCGCTCTTACGATGGCGGAACACTTCCGCGATTCGATCGGAACCGACGTTCTTCTCTTCGTGGACAACATCTTCCGTTTCTCCCAAGCGGGATCGGAAGTATCCGCTCTTCTCGGACGGATGCCTTCCGCGGTGGGATATCAGCCGACTCTTTCCACGGAAATGGGCGCTCTTCAAGAAAGAATTACATCCACTAAAAAAGGATCGATCACTTCCGTTCAGGCGATTTACGTTCCTGCGGACGACTTGACCGATCCGGCTCCTGCGAACGCGTTCGCCCACTTGGATGCGACTACGGTTCTTTCCCGTGCGATTTCCGACAAAGGGATTTATCCCGCGGTTGACCCGCTTGATTCCACTTCCCGCGTGATGAACGCACAGGTTCTCGGAGAAGAGCACTACACGGTAGCGCGCGAAGTTCAGAGAATTCTTCAGAGATACAAAGATCTTCAGGATATCATCGCGATTTTGGGTATGGACGAACTTTCCGAGGACGACAAGGTTCTCGTAGCGAGAGCAAGAAAGATCGAGAAGTTCCTTTCTCAGCCTTTTCACGTCGCGGAAGTATTTACCGGTGCTCCGGGAAAATACGTGAAACTCGCGGATACCGTTCGTTCCTTCAAAGAAGTGATCTCCGGAAACTACGATCACCTCCCAGAGCAGGCGTTCTACATGGTTGGATCCATCGACGACGCGATCGAAAAAGCGAAAGGTTACAAAGGATAA
- the atpG gene encoding ATP synthase F1 subunit gamma, with the protein MATPREIKKRITSVKNTRKITRTMEMVSTAKSKKISDRVNASHPFSNKIKELVSSLASLSGVVHSPFLRRPDKIKTVALLVITANRGLCGGYNSNVNRLARAKVAEWKKAGVNVRLFIVGKKGISFFKFAGEKAEKTYTHLDDKSGYKEAEEFANLFLELFAKEEVDAVEIASTVYYSSASQKPEVTRVLPFEVAKEGNVNDIVAYEPSPEAVLESLLPLVVKTAFLKAILEANCSEQIARRIAMKSATDAASEMIKLLTRGYNRVRQAKITQEISEIVAGADSLN; encoded by the coding sequence TTGGCAACTCCAAGGGAAATAAAGAAAAGAATCACCTCGGTCAAGAACACGAGAAAGATCACCCGGACGATGGAAATGGTCTCCACGGCCAAGTCCAAGAAGATCAGCGATCGGGTGAACGCTTCTCATCCTTTTTCCAATAAGATTAAGGAACTCGTGTCTTCTCTTGCGTCTCTGAGCGGAGTGGTGCATAGCCCATTCCTTAGAAGACCGGACAAGATTAAAACCGTCGCGCTTCTCGTGATCACCGCGAACCGCGGTCTTTGCGGAGGATACAATTCCAACGTAAACCGTCTTGCAAGAGCGAAGGTTGCCGAGTGGAAAAAAGCGGGTGTAAACGTTCGTCTTTTTATCGTGGGCAAGAAGGGTATTTCCTTTTTCAAGTTCGCGGGCGAGAAGGCCGAAAAAACCTACACTCATCTCGACGACAAGTCCGGATACAAGGAAGCCGAAGAATTTGCGAATCTCTTCTTGGAATTGTTTGCCAAAGAGGAAGTGGACGCTGTGGAAATCGCATCGACCGTTTATTATTCTTCCGCTTCTCAAAAACCGGAAGTGACGAGAGTTCTTCCGTTCGAAGTTGCAAAAGAAGGAAACGTGAACGATATCGTAGCGTATGAACCGAGCCCAGAAGCGGTGCTTGAGTCTCTGCTTCCTCTTGTCGTAAAGACCGCATTCTTAAAGGCGATTCTCGAAGCGAATTGTTCCGAACAAATCGCAAGAAGAATCGCGATGAAGTCCGCGACCGACGCGGCTTCGGAAATGATCAAACTGCTCACTCGCGGATACAACCGTGTTAGACAGGCAAAAATCACTCAGGAAATTTCCGAGATTGTTGCCGGAGCGGATTCACTGAACTAA
- the atpA gene encoding F0F1 ATP synthase subunit alpha — MKIKTDEITSVLKQEILNYKKDLGVDEVGTVLEIGDGIARVYGLKNVMSGEMVEFQNGIFGQAFNLEENSVGVVVYGDYLAIQEGFTVKRTSRILEVPVGPELLGRVVNPLGEPLDGKGPIDAKLTRPVESPAPGIAMRQPVGEPMQTGIKAIDAMIPIGRGQRELIIGDRGTGKTSIALDTIINQKGTGVICVYVAIGQKASTVASTVEMLRNKGALEYTIVVSATAAEPAPLQYIAPYSGCSMAEYFMYNEKKATLVVYDDLSKQAVAYRQMSLLLRRPPGREAYPGDVFYLHSRLLERAAKLDDKYGAGSLTALPIIETQEGEVSAYIPTNVISITDGQIYLQSNLFASGFRPAVDVGISVSRVGSAAQIKAMKQVAGKMKLELAQFRDLEAFAQLGTELDPATQAQLDRGNRIVQMLKQPVSSPYPVEEQVVEIFAVTRGFMDKIPVARVQEYGKFLLTTIKEKYSEVLDAIRKEKKISDEEKLGEVLSQVAEEFLRKH; from the coding sequence ATGAAAATTAAAACAGACGAAATTACGTCCGTACTCAAACAAGAAATTTTAAATTATAAAAAAGACCTCGGCGTTGATGAAGTCGGAACGGTTTTAGAAATCGGGGACGGAATCGCCAGAGTGTACGGACTCAAAAACGTGATGTCCGGAGAGATGGTCGAATTTCAAAACGGAATCTTCGGACAGGCGTTTAATCTGGAAGAAAATTCGGTGGGTGTGGTCGTTTACGGAGACTACCTCGCAATCCAAGAAGGATTCACCGTAAAAAGAACCAGCCGTATTTTGGAAGTTCCGGTAGGACCAGAACTTCTGGGTCGCGTAGTAAACCCGTTAGGCGAACCTCTCGACGGAAAAGGTCCGATTGATGCAAAACTTACCAGACCGGTGGAATCTCCGGCTCCTGGTATCGCGATGAGACAGCCCGTAGGCGAGCCGATGCAAACCGGTATCAAAGCGATCGACGCAATGATTCCGATTGGGCGTGGTCAGAGAGAGCTCATCATCGGCGACCGCGGAACCGGAAAAACTTCCATCGCACTCGATACGATCATCAACCAAAAAGGAACCGGAGTGATCTGCGTTTACGTGGCGATCGGTCAGAAAGCTTCTACCGTTGCTTCCACCGTTGAAATGCTCCGCAACAAAGGCGCGCTCGAATATACGATCGTAGTTTCCGCAACCGCTGCGGAGCCCGCACCGCTTCAATACATCGCTCCGTATTCCGGATGCAGTATGGCCGAATACTTTATGTATAACGAAAAAAAAGCGACTCTCGTGGTTTACGATGACCTTTCTAAACAAGCCGTTGCGTATCGTCAGATGTCTCTTCTGCTTCGTCGTCCTCCGGGTCGGGAAGCATATCCTGGAGACGTTTTCTATCTTCACTCCAGACTTCTCGAAAGAGCCGCGAAACTCGACGACAAATACGGCGCGGGTTCTTTGACAGCTCTTCCTATCATCGAGACTCAGGAAGGCGAGGTTTCCGCATACATTCCTACAAATGTGATTTCGATCACCGACGGACAGATTTATCTCCAGTCCAACTTGTTCGCATCGGGTTTTCGTCCCGCGGTGGACGTGGGGATTTCGGTTTCCCGCGTCGGTTCCGCGGCACAGATCAAAGCGATGAAACAAGTCGCCGGTAAGATGAAACTCGAACTCGCACAGTTCCGCGACTTGGAAGCGTTCGCTCAGCTCGGAACCGAACTCGATCCTGCGACGCAAGCACAGCTCGATCGCGGAAATAGAATCGTTCAGATGCTCAAGCAGCCCGTTTCTTCTCCGTATCCTGTGGAAGAACAAGTCGTGGAAATTTTTGCGGTAACTCGCGGATTTATGGATAAGATTCCTGTCGCAAGAGTTCAAGAATACGGAAAGTTTCTCTTAACCACGATCAAAGAAAAATATTCCGAAGTATTGGATGCGATCCGCAAAGAAAAGAAAATCTCCGACGAAGAAAAACTCGGCGAAGTTCTGAGTCAAGTCGCGGAAGAATTCTTAAGAAAGCACTGA
- the atpH gene encoding ATP synthase F1 subunit delta has product MNDSGVSKIYASALLGVVNSPEEVEQELGDLVRLLFEEEKIRNFFLSPTVSIEEKESILGKNLRGKILDVTLNFLGVLLNKGRFINLPEIQKQFTVELDKKKGRVRAQVKSYPSLEPTQIAKLGSILSERFKSEFVLEVSEDKSLLGGFVVQFNDLKIEKSIASQLGEIKKAMLEKKLPVGAVYEN; this is encoded by the coding sequence ATGAACGATTCCGGTGTTTCAAAGATATACGCATCCGCGCTTTTAGGAGTTGTAAATTCTCCGGAAGAAGTGGAACAAGAACTCGGCGATTTGGTTCGGCTTCTTTTCGAAGAGGAAAAGATCAGAAACTTTTTTCTTTCTCCCACTGTGTCGATCGAAGAGAAAGAAAGTATTTTGGGAAAAAATCTCCGGGGAAAAATTTTGGACGTAACTCTAAACTTTCTCGGAGTGCTTTTAAACAAAGGAAGATTCATCAACCTTCCCGAAATTCAAAAGCAGTTCACCGTAGAGTTAGATAAGAAAAAGGGAAGGGTTCGCGCGCAAGTAAAAAGTTATCCTTCTTTGGAACCTACTCAAATCGCGAAACTCGGATCCATACTTTCGGAAAGATTCAAATCGGAATTTGTCCTGGAAGTCTCGGAAGATAAGTCTCTTCTGGGCGGATTTGTCGTACAATTCAACGACTTGAAAATCGAAAAGTCAATCGCTTCCCAGCTCGGGGAAATCAAGAAAGCCATGTTGGAAAAGAAATTACCGGTTGGAGCCGTCTATGAAAATTAA
- a CDS encoding F0F1 ATP synthase subunit B, with protein sequence MILLAAKGLSLLDVNPGLVVWTLITFLVVVLVLKKFAWDVILKALDERAQTVQNDIRKASELRSEAEALLKDYEARLDSAKDEANAIVAEAKSDALKLKNKLLEETNQEVKAQKDQAVKEIELAKGKALEQLQTQFVEMTITIAGKVLEKQLKAEDYKAFIEVELNKLGKLSA encoded by the coding sequence TTGATACTCTTAGCTGCTAAGGGATTGAGCCTCTTAGACGTAAATCCGGGTCTAGTAGTCTGGACTCTGATTACCTTTCTGGTCGTAGTCTTAGTCCTCAAAAAGTTTGCCTGGGATGTGATTTTGAAGGCTCTCGATGAAAGAGCTCAGACCGTACAGAACGACATCCGAAAGGCCTCGGAACTTCGTTCGGAGGCGGAAGCTCTTCTGAAGGATTACGAAGCTAGACTTGACTCTGCAAAAGACGAAGCGAATGCAATCGTCGCGGAGGCCAAATCCGATGCTTTGAAGCTGAAGAACAAATTACTGGAAGAAACTAACCAGGAAGTGAAGGCTCAGAAAGATCAGGCGGTGAAAGAAATCGAACTCGCGAAAGGAAAAGCTCTGGAACAACTGCAAACTCAGTTCGTAGAAATGACGATTACCATTGCAGGGAAGGTTTTGGAAAAACAATTAAAAGCGGAAGACTACAAGGCTTTTATCGAAGTCGAGTTGAATAAACTGGGGAAACTGAGCGCATAG
- a CDS encoding ATP synthase F0 subunit C, whose protein sequence is MEFGLGYIGVGIAAGVAILGAALGIGRIGGSATEGISRQPEAGGKIQTAMIIAAALIEGAALFALVIAFQAAGTLNEGLKATVANQTKASTPVVTEEKGK, encoded by the coding sequence ATGGAATTTGGATTAGGATATATCGGCGTGGGGATCGCTGCAGGGGTCGCAATTCTCGGAGCGGCACTCGGGATCGGAAGAATCGGTGGTTCCGCTACGGAAGGAATTTCAAGACAACCGGAAGCGGGTGGTAAAATTCAAACCGCAATGATTATCGCTGCTGCGTTGATCGAAGGGGCGGCATTGTTCGCTCTTGTGATCGCTTTCCAAGCGGCGGGAACTCTGAACGAAGGTCTGAAAGCAACTGTTGCCAACCAAACAAAGGCTTCCACACCTGTAGTAACCGAAGAAAAAGGAAAATAA